In the Gymnogyps californianus isolate 813 chromosome 3, ASM1813914v2, whole genome shotgun sequence genome, one interval contains:
- the MRPS10 gene encoding 28S ribosomal protein S10, mitochondrial, with product MAAGWLWRRLSQGSAFPVSYASRIMQKQCFLPSSDLMGARLAGSHVDTQEPKTNPLVSISDEPETLYKRLSLLVKGHDKAVLDSYEYFAVLAAKELGISVEKVHKPPKKIERLTLLKSVHIYKKHRVQYEMRTHYLCLELKYLTSSTAAVYLEYVQRNLPEGVAMEVKKTKIEKIPEHIQEPVWDTLPQVEETEVKS from the exons ATGGCGGCGGGGTGGCTGTGGCGGCGGCTCTCTCAG GGATCAGCTTTTCCTGTCAGTTATGCAAGCAGAATCATgcaaaagcagtgttttcttcc AAGCTCTGACTTGATGGGAGCACGGCTGGCTGGATCCCATGTTGATACACAGGAGCCTAAGACTAATCCTTTG gtaTCTATTTCAGATGAGCCAGAAACACTGTACAAGAGATTGTCCCTTTTAGTTAAAGGCCACGATAAAGCTGTGTTGGACAGCTACGAATATTTTGCAGTGCTTGCAGCTAAAGAACTTGGCATCTCTGTTGAAAAAGT ACATAAACCTCCAAAGAAGATAGAACGATTGacacttttaaaatctgtacaCATTTACAAGAAGCACAGAGTTCAGTATGAAATGAGAACACATTACTTGTGTTTGGAg TTAAAATACCTAACAAGCAGTACTGCTGCAGTTTACTTGGAGTATGTTCAACGAAACTTACCTGAAGGGGTTGCCATGGAAGTGAAAAAG aCGAAGATAGAGAAAATACCTGAACACATTCAGGAACCAGTTTGGGATACACTACCTCAAGTAGAAGAAACTGAAGTCAAGTCATGA